A genomic segment from Bradyrhizobium sp. ISRA430 encodes:
- a CDS encoding glycosyltransferase family 39 protein — protein sequence MTSITTSAIDTPARRSIERTCDDLAMLVLAAVAVIAGLTFRDYGLGWDDYTHAEYADLLLRMFGSGYKDTAALSFANLYMYGGGFDMAAALLHKILPLELFETRRLVGAIVGVIGLAVTWRLGRRIGGPLAGLAALLLLALCPIFYGHMFMNPKDAPFAVAMIILMLGLVRLAEEYPQPSPRTILIVGLGAGLSIGSRILGGLALVYAMVGFVPMFLEELRIEGAHEAVRRFAHVIYVLLPGLVLGYLVMGLIWPWSIMQPGNPFEALTYFSHFFEKPWKEMFDGAIVSVPDMPWSYLPTLFALQLPEVMLVLTIGAVIGTFALLPRREVPARRKTIMLMLTLAATLPLAIAMVKRPALYNGIRHFVFVIPPMAVLGGVAFAWAMERLRANHRAWQPAVVATFCFGLALPLAEMIRLHPYQYTHFNYIAGTVRGADDRFMLDYWGLALKQASDELREQLIERQEVPPRNRKWKVAVCGPQRPAQVALGPDFTIGWDSNAADFAMTLGEFYCKGLTAPVMVEIKRDDVVFARVYDIRGRSISSLLSIPAP from the coding sequence ATGACGTCCATAACGACCTCGGCGATCGACACGCCTGCGCGGCGCTCGATTGAACGGACATGCGACGATCTCGCCATGCTGGTGCTGGCGGCGGTCGCTGTCATTGCGGGCCTGACTTTCCGCGACTACGGGCTCGGCTGGGACGATTACACTCACGCCGAATATGCCGACCTCCTGTTGCGCATGTTCGGTTCCGGCTACAAGGACACCGCGGCGCTGTCTTTCGCCAACCTCTATATGTATGGCGGCGGCTTCGACATGGCCGCGGCTCTCCTGCACAAGATCCTACCGCTCGAGCTGTTCGAGACGCGCCGTCTGGTCGGTGCGATCGTGGGCGTCATCGGGCTCGCCGTGACATGGCGGCTCGGCCGCCGCATCGGCGGACCGCTCGCCGGACTTGCGGCGCTGCTCCTGCTCGCGCTGTGCCCGATCTTCTACGGCCACATGTTCATGAACCCGAAGGATGCGCCCTTCGCGGTGGCGATGATCATCCTGATGCTGGGCCTGGTGCGGCTCGCCGAGGAATATCCGCAGCCCTCGCCGCGCACGATCCTGATCGTCGGCCTCGGCGCCGGCCTGTCGATCGGCTCGCGCATTCTCGGCGGCCTTGCGCTGGTTTATGCCATGGTCGGCTTCGTGCCGATGTTCCTGGAAGAGCTGCGTATCGAAGGCGCGCACGAAGCGGTCCGCCGCTTCGCCCATGTCATCTATGTGCTGCTGCCCGGCCTCGTGCTCGGCTATCTTGTGATGGGCCTGATCTGGCCGTGGTCGATCATGCAGCCCGGCAATCCCTTCGAGGCATTGACCTACTTCTCGCACTTCTTCGAAAAGCCGTGGAAGGAGATGTTCGACGGCGCGATCGTGTCCGTGCCGGACATGCCCTGGTCCTATCTGCCGACGCTGTTCGCGCTCCAGCTTCCCGAGGTGATGCTGGTGCTGACGATCGGCGCCGTGATCGGCACCTTCGCCCTGCTGCCGCGCCGCGAGGTTCCGGCGCGCCGCAAGACCATCATGCTGATGCTCACGCTGGCGGCGACGCTGCCGCTCGCGATCGCGATGGTGAAGCGGCCGGCGCTCTACAACGGCATCCGCCATTTCGTCTTCGTGATCCCGCCGATGGCGGTGCTCGGGGGCGTTGCCTTCGCCTGGGCCATGGAGCGCCTGCGCGCCAATCACCGCGCCTGGCAGCCGGCCGTGGTCGCCACGTTCTGCTTCGGCCTTGCGCTGCCACTCGCCGAGATGATCCGGCTGCATCCCTATCAATACACCCACTTCAACTACATCGCCGGCACCGTGCGCGGCGCCGACGACCGCTTCATGCTCGACTATTGGGGCCTGGCGCTGAAGCAGGCCTCCGACGAGTTGCGCGAGCAGTTGATCGAGCGCCAGGAGGTGCCGCCGCGTAATCGCAAATGGAAGGTCGCGGTGTGCGGTCCGCAGCGTCCGGCGCAGGTCGCGCTCGGACCCGATTTCACCATCGGCTGGGACTCCAACGCCGCCGATTTCGCGATGACGCTCGGCGAGTTCTACTGCAAGGGTCTCACTGCCCCCGTCATGGTCGAGATCAAGCGCGACGACGTGGTGTTCGCCCGCGTCTACGACATCCGCGGCCGCAGCATTTCCAGCCTGCTGTCGATCCCGGCGCCGTAA